GAAATAAGCCTAAGTGCGAGGATAATAAATCTTAGGAATTGTTACATGATTATGATGCGGAATTGTATCCACTGTGGAATCCATTATCTGAATGCTTAAAGAACTTATTCATGattatatttgtgattgtCCTATTATAACGTAGataggggtgggaatacgggTATCCGTGGATATCCGATCTgaaaaaatcgggtatccaaacccgaaaatcatcaaaatgtCTATCCAAAACCCACCCCGATATATTTTCGGGTACTCCAATACCCGCCCCGGGTATCCATATCCGACGTATCGGGTATCCAAATACCCGACTCTTTACAtgtgttaataattaataaaaaattaaattttatatattaatagaaatatagatatatctaaattgactaatatctttaatgtttcatttattttgtagtataaaactaaaaaaaaaaggatcacttttattttaaagtataagattatatttaatgcaaaatggctaaacctaatttaaaatatgctttaaataataaattggatattcgggTAATACCCGATACCCATTCGGGTTATCCAATATCCGATTTATCTTATATTTCAATACCCAATCTCATACtcaatcccataaaattagatattgggtatccaaaTCCGGCGGatatcgggtcgggtacgggtaaatccaatacccgatatccgtattcccacccctaaACGTAGAGACATAGAAAAATCAATATCTTGGAATTCCCTTCTTCAACTGTTCACAAATAGTTTTATATTGCCATCACTTACTTTGTTTCGTTGGTTAAATTAACCTTCAAATTCAACTGTCTAAATAGTGCATGAGATTTATATTGTTTCTCCATCCCAAAAAATACTCCGCATTTTGGAtttgacacgaattttaatgtaagattggtaaaataagagagaggtagagaaaaaaagtaattaaagtattgtcaGCCAAAAATGCGTCACACTTCATTAGAGATTAAAGTTTCCAAATTAGAAAACGCATATTCTTATGCGAcggattaaaaaggaaagattgCATATTCTTGTGCGACAGAGGGATTATATTACTTAAAAGCTAACCATTAATCTCTATGGATATAACATTcgtacaaatttttatttagggTTCATTCGGTACATGggattggaattggaattatatggaattgaatacgaagaaaatgaattaaaatttaataacaaATCATTTGCTTAGTGTGAGTGCAGTGTGTTCagtatgtgtagtgtgtagtgtgtgaacctatccatttttataaataaattatttattttttaatgtaattttaattataaaattataatttaattttaaattcaaaaaatttattttatcaaatattaaatttaaaattggaagCTTCAATTCTGTGATCGGAACGAGAAAATATTCAGTGGTCCTTCCACACCAAAGTGTCACGATGAGGTGGTGTACTCaaccatttaatttttaacaaatgGAAAAGTAAATGACTAGACATGTCAattaatagagttatttttagaagatatttattaaatcacTTTTATAGAATATTGCATAATCTCAAAttcttaattcttaaaatatgaaaattgtcaatattttttcttcttatagtatatataaatataatggcacacttatatagttataatttaattttcattttatattaagttactaagtaaatatataacctatttaatgcattaaaatcttacaaaatttttaaaatctaaaaattgcTAGCAATATTTTCCCCTcctatgtataaatataatacgTGCTTAAATAGTTATAAGttagtttttaaattcatatcaaGTTACTAAGTACATATAACTCtttaaatgcaataaaaaaaatagaaaaattaaattatgatcatacattttgtttgtgcattttcacttacatatatatttttatgtataaatatataagataaagaaaattataatcataaaatttaaataatactaacaaAGTGTTGCACTCCGTGAttatactacttttttttgccaaaaaataatgaatacatataaaatatgattattatatatataagtatgtaGTGTATATGTAGgagggaaaaaaatattgataatttcaatattaataattatgcattattcTATAAAAGTGATTTAATGCATATCTTCTATAAAAGTGATTTAATGAATATCTTCCATAAATAACTCTATTAGTTGACATGTCTAGTCATTTATTTTGACAtttgtcaaaaattaaatggttGAGTACACCACCTCATCATGACACTTTGGTGTGGAAGGACCACTGAATATTTTCTCGATCGGAACAGAGTCTTATAAGACATTCAGATTTTCGATCTGATTTTTGTAAACTCTGAATTAATCCATTTAAATTAGAGAGAATAATCTAAAACATAATCCgaaaattcaatcttttttaaaaataatttaaacaccGACGTGAAGCACAACTTATATTGCGCGAAGTACAAGCTCGCTGTAATGTAGTAACAGAGGTTTGGTTAAAACGGTGCGAGTGAAGAAGTATTAAAATTAGGGCTTTTGAAAAGCAAAACCCCTCCATTTTTCCACACACTCGTGCTACACAGCAACCCAGCGTCCACAATGACGAGCGATGCCGACATGAGTGGTTGGACTGGTCTGCTGCATTCTTCTTCCAAGCTAATTGAACAAGCCGCTCCTTCTGCTCAGTTTCCGCCGCTTCAGGTATGAGCCCCAATTGCTGTTTATATGTCTTCTCATTTCGAGATTTGGTCATTGAACTGATTCTCTGCTGTGTTTTGGCGGAAACAGAGGAATTTGGATCAGTTGGAGGCTCTCTCGAAGAAGCTCAAGGCCAAAACCCTACGCGCCGAAGCTCCGTCCCAGTCTATTGCGGCTACTAGGTATTTTCTCGTTTTGTTCAATGGGAATGTTTTGCCAGCAAGTGGAGCTtggtttgatcaaattttaggttggaaatataaaagaagTGACAGAAAATTTGATGGAGAGCGGAGTTCCAAAATGCGTAGCATTCTAAGAATTTTGTAGAGCTGTGATGTTCCAAAGTGGTTATTCCTTAGTCATTGGCAATTTGAAACctgagttttaaaataaacaagttTTATGAGATTTTGTAGTATGAGTGAGGGAATGTAAAGTGACCATTGTGTCAACGTTTTGTTGATAGTATCTCATAACTTTTTTCTTAGTTATTGTCTTATTTTTTGGTCGGCAGGCTATTAGCTCGGGAGGGGTTAAATGCAGAGCAGCTAGCTCGTGATCTCAAGTCCTTTGAATTAAAGGTAGAAGATTTCATCCGTCTGTATTGCTGTAAATTCGTGTATCGTCCTTGTGACAAGTACCTATTAAACTTACAAAATTTCCAGTTTCCATATTCTCTGAAATTAGTATGTAGAATTGCCAATGTTGATGACCAGagttattataaaataaatacaatctGTATACTCTATCACATGTTGGCTTCttatattcattttactaGATTTATCTTGGATGTATTACTGAATAGTTTTGTGAgaagtttttcattttcaaatcatTACATCATATCTTTCATGTATTGCAGTTTTCACCATTctctttcctctctctcttcttttatttatatgatgttaattttttatgttcatCTCTTTGGGTTTTTATATTCTCCCTGTAAAGACCACATTTGAAGATGTATTTCCTGCGGAGGCAACAACAGTTGAAGAGTATCTCCAACAGGtaatttcattctttttaaaCATACGCAAAATTGATGccttaaaagataaaaacaaaaatggaagAGGCAAGATATTAGCGGACTTTCCTAATCCTTATAAACAAGCACAATATTTTCTGAAATTCAGGTCCATGAAATGGCAATGCTCTCAGCTGTTCAGGAAGCTCAGAAGGATAATCTTAGAAGTTTCAATGATTATATGATGTCTGTATTGCAGGTAGGTAAATCAGAATTAGCTTCACATTTGAGCATTCTTGATGAATTCattttgttggatttcttGAAATCAATTTGTCATGCGAAACTTATCATTTCAGGAGGACTggcaaaaggaaaaaagagaTTTTCTTCAGAGCCTGAATCGAATTTCAATACTACCGAGAACAAATGTCCATGATTCGAGCAGTGGGGTTAGTCGCCAGGGTCAAATAGTACCTATGACTTCAAGCCCTGGGCTTTCGTCAGGACAATCTGGTGCCGAGCTGGcacttttggctgataaacCCATAGTTGAAAAAAAGGCTGCAGCATATGCTGAAGTTGTGAAGAATCTTAACAGTGCTAGACAGCATGGTTCACCCTTCAAAGTAAGACATGAAATCATAAACTAAATCTTTCAAGTTACATGCATAACTCCAAATAGTCGCCAGTGCCTTAACTAACATGAAATCGGAATTATTGAATCCGTCTTCTCAAGGATCATGAGACAGAGGgatttctctcatacttttatatGACTACTTCAACATGTGTAAAGTTAACTATGCTGAACTAATTATTTCTATCCTCAGCCTGCTGCAGCTTTTAAAAGTGCATATGAAAGTCTGAGAATGGACTCATCTGGATCAAAATCTGTCAGCATGCTGAAGATTTGGCATCTAATTATGGTATGTTTGCAAGTGGAAATAATCAGTACTTATTGATGCAAGTTCTTGTTTCTCAAGCCCAGGCACAGAACTTCAcagtttttttattgatgCACACTATTACTGGCAGACATTAATGGGTGAGGACCCAAGTGTAAAACGGAGTGTTTCTAAGAGAATGTCCTTAGTGATTGGAGCTCGGCACCATCTGGAGTGGGGACATGAGAAGTATGTAATGGATATGATTCACAGTCATCCTGCGCAggtaaattatttcaatattttttgttgtttgctACTGTGTTTTAGCGAACATTGCTGCCTTATCCTCAGTTTTAGGCTGTTAGAACATACTAATTCTTATAAGAATTCTTCAATTactaaatgtaaaataattgcTTGGTTATACCTTTTAGGCCTCCAGGTGTTTACTTAGGTTGTGCATATCTTCTTCTCCATtcaattgtttataatttgtaGTTATAAAACAGTTTATATTCTTTGTGATTATAGGCTGCTCTTGGCGGGGCTGTTGGAAATCTGCAAAGAATTCGTGCCTTCCTTCGGGTTTGTTTGAGCTCACGTCATTATAATTGAACATATGTCAAGTGTACAAATGGATTTATGCGTCTTACTCTGcttgtttttaaatttctacaCCGTTTTGTTCTGCAGATGCGTTTAAGGGAATATGGAGTTCTTGACTTTGATGCTGGTGATACCCGAAGACAGCCTCCTATAGACACCACATGGCAGCAGGTTTATTACTCTTCTTGGTAGCATGAATATCTCTGTGAGAATCTGATTCTGAGTTGATGACCATCAGGGCACgacattttgtatttttacaTATCAAAGTAGTTATTCAAGAAACGGAGATTTTATCAGAGTGATCTAGGAAGCCTCTTATTTGATTAGATCTACTTCTGATTGGAAAATTTGGAAAAGTAGCTACTTCCTTCAGGGTTAATAGTGGCTGATCTTCTTGTTATTGATGATATTAGAATTGTTCGGGGAGTAAACTTCATTACTGCTAAGTTATGGTGTGCACTAAGTTACTTCCCCTCTTACTCCCACCTAACTGAGTTGGTCTGTCAAATTTGTTTACAGATATACTTTTGCCTGAGAACTGGATACCATGAAGAAGCTCTGGGTGTTGCACGGACATCTCGTGTCTCCCAGCAATTCACTACACTGGTACGAGTAGTAGAAATGCTCCTTCGTTAATCATCTAGTCATTTTTCAAGCTTATTATTAGCTTCTTTGTTTTGCTAGCTTTCTGAGTGGATTTCTACGGGAGGTATGGTATCAACAGAGACTGCAGCTTCTGCTTCAGAAGAATGTGAGAAAATATTGAGGATGGTTGATCGAGTTGGTCGACCATCATATGACAAGAAAAAGTTACTCCTGCATGCTATTATATCTGGCTCTAGGAGGCTGATTGACAGGTTGCTTAGAGAGCTACCGACTATCTTTAATACAATCGAAGATTTCTTATGGTTCATGTTGTCTGCTGTACGGGAAAGCTCTGGTGGTTCCTCTTCGGTTGTCCTCAATGGTGGAGTATCATCTTACAGTTTGGAGGATTTGCAGGCGtatctaaataaatttgagCCATCATATTATACAAAGAATGGAAAGGACCCTTTGGTTTATCCATATGTATTACTTTTAAGCATCCAGCTTCTTCCAGGCGTTCTTCATTTGTCAAAAGATATTGGAGATAGTGGATTTAGTGTTGATTCAGTGCATATAACAATTGTGCTAGCTGATTATGGCGTCCTTCCTGAAGGTTCTGGGTCAGGACAAAAACTTGGAGTGATGGATGCCTTGGCTGAGGCGTCCAGCATCATTAGGCAATATGGGGCTGAGTATTTGCGCCATGGTTACCTTTCAATGGCATTAGAGTATTATGCTCAAGCAGCTGCCGCCGTGGGTGGTGGGCAATTGTCATGGATTGGAAGAGCTAGCATGGATCAGCAAAGGCAGATGACCCTGATGTTGAAGCAACTTTTGACAGAGATTCTTTTACGTGATGGTGGTATATCACTTTTGCTTGGCTCAAGAGGTGCTGGAGAAGAAGGTCAGTTGGGAAGATTTTTGACTGATGGACAGAAAAGACGAGAGTTTTTGTTCGAAGCTGCCCGACAATGTCAGGATGCTGGTTTATATGATAAAGTAAACTCTCTTTTAAGTTTCTTTTATCCAAGTCTGAGTTGATAAGCCTGCCCTTTAATTTGCCTCTGATACTTTACATTCTTGGTTGATATCTAGTAATTCCCAACACTAATGATTTTTTGCAATTTCCTGATTAGTGCTTTCCGAACCCCTTTGATTTGTTCAGCTAACTTTACCTTCACCTTTCAGTCTATAGAGATTCAAAAAAGAATTGGAGCATTTTCTGCTGCGCTGGATACAATAAACAAGTGTCTATCTGAAGCTCTTTGTGCCTTATCGCGCGGCACACTGGATGGTGAAAGCCGGATTACTGGACTTATACATTCTGGAAATGATATCTTGGAAACATTCAAGTACTACCCAGAAATCAGGTTTCTACTTCTTGCCCGTTTCTTGTTCTAGATCTAGAGAGGCAAACATTGAAGTCTCTGTCggctttaattttgataaaagcttttcattttacttctaCATCTACATTGTTTATGCttttaaaattgatgattATGTTCATTGTGGCTATAAGTGGAATAATTGCTAAATTTCTACGTTCTGCAGTCCTCAAGAGAGAGCAACTGTAATTGAGCAACAAAACGTGCTGAGGCAGCTTGAAGCAATCTTAGCCATCCATAAACTTGCAAGGTCTGGGAATAAGCTAGATGCATTGAGGGAGATTGCAAGACTTCCATTTCTTCCACTGGACCCGAGATCTACAGATTCCACACCTGATGCCTTCCAAAACGTGTCACCTCATGTTGAAGCCTGTGTACCAGGCCTTCTCAAAGACGCTCTCAATTGTTTGGACAATGTCACTGATACAGATGGATCTCTCCGTGCTATGAAAGCTAAGGTAAAAAAACCATTTATGTTTCGCGTCGGCTGTACTGTTTGCTTCTGCTGATTATGGTCGTTATTTCATTGACACAACAACTGAATTTTGCAGATCGCTAACTTTCTTGCCAACAACCTTAATCGGAGCTGGCCTCGTGATTTGTATGAAAAAATTGCTCGAAGCTTGTGAATTTTGTTGGTAGAATCTTGTTTATAACTTGTCCATGAGGATTAATGTGCATTGGTATCCCTTGTTTGAACAGATTGGTTATTCTGAGGGTAGCGGCGATTCCTTTTTGGTCATTATATTAAATCCCTGGGATATCAAATACGTACTCGTTTTTGTAGTACGTAACTCTTAAATTTGTGATCCAATTTCTAAAGAGTTATATTTAAACCAAACATGCCTAGGGTAATGAGCTTGTTTTCATTCATTGCATAGAACTAGAAGATgccaatttcaatatttactACCTTAATAATAATGGAGAAAATGAGAATGCCAACACTGGAATGAAACATGTAGTCGCAAAGCTCTGACACTTATTTACTAGTCACAAGAATCACTACCATTCAGTTGCTACTTGAGGTTGCTATTTTGTACAATCTCTAGATTCACCAAATGAGCGAAAATTTGGCTCCTAATGATTAattggaagaagaaatataCATAGAGCAACCTGAgtattttgatgtatttggCTAAGAGAGCATTATTTAACTGGTGAGGACTCTCTGtgttaaaacaaatattgttcTAATGACACTTGAATGGGCGATGTGTTGTTATCAAATTGATTCATTATAAACTATTGTGTCAAGTGAGTTAGATTTGTTATTATGTCTTTATGCAGACAATTTGTTGTCTGTGGGCAAGAATAACAACATTATCAACGAGACAAAATGTGTTGAAGAggatttttcaaattaaatatacatgtCTAGCTGATGCTAGACAAGAAACATTTTGAATTAGTTGTAGTATAGTACTATTGAACTTTGATTTGTTACACGCGATGTCACCAAGTACTTAAAAGGATACTGTGACATGAACATCTCTGATTCGAGAGACTCATTTCCGACTAGTAGGTATATGTTAACTGTGGGAGTAGTATCAGGTATATTGAAATGAAAGTGGGGCTGCAAAACACTcccttaaaatatttatatcatcAAATCTTGAACTACACAACAATTATTGAAAAACTGACCTAGGGCTTCAATGGGATAAACAACCGTGAcatcaagaagaaaaacatCTTTGAAGGCATATTTGGAAACTGGATAATCTCAGGTTCTTTCGTCACCTTTGAGCATTGTGTCATTAAACCAGAAGCTATGAGTGCTCAGTGTGTTGCAGGGGACATTGAGCATGCCCATTGCCGCCGTGTTGAAGTGCATTCTAGTTAAAGGGAAGAGTGACCATGCACAAAACGGAAGTTATGAGAAGCTCCCCAGCGCCACTTGTCTTGCTTGAATATAAAAGAGGTTCACATATTCCAATTGCAGATCCTGTAACTGCTTATGAGATttcaaaaaaggaagaaaatcaaaagagaaaaaaagaaagaaatggtGATTTTGTAAATTGGAACTATAATATAACTCTTGACTATACATTATCAACTATATTTTTGGTATGGTAACCCCATAGAAGCTGGCAAGCTCCACCCCAAATAATAATCTGTACAACACTcctataattattttcctacCTTTCACTCATTCCCATGAGTTCGTCCCATCCTCCAATGCAGCACATGAGACAGGCTCCTCAGCAGCAATGTTGCCACCGCTTGGTCCTAGGGGAGATCAGCAGATTCAGCGATACACAAAACGATGTCATCGTCTTGCATCCCAGTTTGTTATTCCTTGTTGTTTTGTTCAGCAGCTATAGTTCTGAGCTCTGGTGTTGAATAGCTTTGAATGCAGGTTCAATGTTCTCATTCACACTCTTTGTTGGCCTTTTCAACCTCTTTGGTCTTTGCTGTATGGAGTCCGTGTGCTGCGAGGGATCCTCATGTTCATAGTCCGGTATCGTTCGATTTGGTGATGATGAATCCACCTGTTTGGAGCCCTTCTGAACTCTTGCTTTCGGCTGTGTTTGCTTGTCACCACTGGGTTTCCTCTGCAAAGGCAACTAATACATTACTAATCTACTATGAAATGATGAACTCCGAAAGTTGAATGTAAAAACCTATCATGTCAGtccatataaatttaatttcatgagATTTCAGTGCTGGAAAATCAATCATCAATGGTTCCTAAATTCCGTGGTCATATCAAGTTGAATAAGCCAGAGAGAGATTATCACCTTTTTGCTGctggattttgttttttcgGGATCTTGTGGTTCAAAGTCATAGTCCTGTGATTCAGCATTAGCAAAATCCTCAAAAGACGCAGCTCCTTCTGCATCGATTCTGATGCCCTTAGCACcacttttcttcttctgccTATCTTTTGCCTGTTTCAAGAGCAGAACCCAATTTGTTTGAATATCTTCAACAGGGTTTTATAGTGATCAGTTCAGTATATGAAAGAAAAAGCACCTGTTGTGAGACTTCTTTTAGTTTATGCTCCAGTTGAGCATCATCGATCAATAATGATACAACGTCCTCAGGGGCCAAAAGGTCACCTTGGACATGACCGCCAGTCATCACAAGCTGCTGGACGGTGTTTTTCTGACTCGCTCTCTGAAGAATTTTTTCCTCTACGGTCTCTTTACAGATTAAGCGATACACAGTTACCTAAGCGATGAAATGGATATGCTTCAGTGAGAGGATTACCTAAGATGAATAGATAAATTGTCGACAGAAAAACCTCATGTAGGTCTTACAATAGATATGTAATATcgaatagaaaaataaattgcacAACTATGTTAAACATCTATTTTAAGGCTTTGTTGCAGTAGGAATGCAGAAAAACAATACCAAGTTCAAGTGCATCTATGATAATCCACATAACCTGCtgattattaaactaaaatgcgCTAAACTGAAAGAACAATAGAACATGAGAatgaaaattgcaaaatttttaAGTGGAAAGCACCTATCTCATCTCCACGCACTTAACGACTTGTTTAgaagttttcaaattttgtgcatttttgtatttacaGGGGCAAGAGGGATATACAGAGATTGGCAGAATGCCAGAACTATTAAGCAAAGGTTTCAGGA
The genomic region above belongs to Salvia hispanica cultivar TCC Black 2014 chromosome 3, UniMelb_Shisp_WGS_1.0, whole genome shotgun sequence and contains:
- the LOC125211946 gene encoding nuclear pore complex protein NUP93A, yielding MTSDADMSGWTGLLHSSSKLIEQAAPSAQFPPLQRNLDQLEALSKKLKAKTLRAEAPSQSIAATRLLAREGLNAEQLARDLKSFELKTTFEDVFPAEATTVEEYLQQVHEMAMLSAVQEAQKDNLRSFNDYMMSVLQEDWQKEKRDFLQSLNRISILPRTNVHDSSSGVSRQGQIVPMTSSPGLSSGQSGAELALLADKPIVEKKAAAYAEVVKNLNSARQHGSPFKPAAAFKSAYESLRMDSSGSKSVSMLKIWHLIMTLMGEDPSVKRSVSKRMSLVIGARHHLEWGHEKYVMDMIHSHPAQAALGGAVGNLQRIRAFLRMRLREYGVLDFDAGDTRRQPPIDTTWQQIYFCLRTGYHEEALGVARTSRVSQQFTTLLSEWISTGGMVSTETAASASEECEKILRMVDRVGRPSYDKKKLLLHAIISGSRRLIDRLLRELPTIFNTIEDFLWFMLSAVRESSGGSSSVVLNGGVSSYSLEDLQAYLNKFEPSYYTKNGKDPLVYPYVLLLSIQLLPGVLHLSKDIGDSGFSVDSVHITIVLADYGVLPEGSGSGQKLGVMDALAEASSIIRQYGAEYLRHGYLSMALEYYAQAAAAVGGGQLSWIGRASMDQQRQMTLMLKQLLTEILLRDGGISLLLGSRGAGEEGQLGRFLTDGQKRREFLFEAARQCQDAGLYDKSIEIQKRIGAFSAALDTINKCLSEALCALSRGTLDGESRITGLIHSGNDILETFKYYPEISPQERATVIEQQNVLRQLEAILAIHKLARSGNKLDALREIARLPFLPLDPRSTDSTPDAFQNVSPHVEACVPGLLKDALNCLDNVTDTDGSLRAMKAKIANFLANNLNRSWPRDLYEKIARSL